The Melopsittacus undulatus isolate bMelUnd1 chromosome 9, bMelUnd1.mat.Z, whole genome shotgun sequence genomic interval TCCTTTGCCCTGTTCATCAGCACTGTGCCTCTTCATTCCCTTCTGCATGTGTTTTGCTCATCAGAAGGGATTTCTTCTCTCAGATATAGAAGGTGTCTCTGCTTCCAGTGGTAGAAAGGAGAGATAAGAAAGTGCTGTTACAGGTGACAAGAAATGAGTCAGGATATCCTAAATGAGGTGCCTGTTCTGCACCCTGAGAAACGGGGGGTACGCTAACAAAACCTGGGGTATTTCCTAGCCACATATCAGGATGTAAAAATCAATTGCTCCAGACAACTTATTTCTCTATTACATGCGGAACCCCATGAAAATCCTCAGTTTAACCATGTACAGGACACCCTTCAGTTCCAGACAGCACATCTCGAGGTGCATAGATGAATAGAGTAAAATGCAAGCAACAGGGTAGCAAGGATGGAGGAGAGACTGAAGCAACCAGCGCAGTTCATGTGGGAAAGCAGAGGTGGGAGAAGGGCAGTGTCTTATCACAGACACTACGGAGCTGGTAAACAGGGAACAATTGGTCATTGCACAATCATTGAGTGCTTACAGGCACTTACGGGCATCAGGCCCCgaaagagaaagcagcattctGCACAGTGTGTAATTgcacaggatcatagaatcgttagggttggaaaggaccttgagattatccacttccaacccccctgccatggacagggacacctcacactaaaccatatcacccaaggcttcatccagcctggccttgaacactgacagggatggagcattcacaacctccctgggcaatccattccagtgcctcaccaccctaacagtaaagaatttcttccttatatacaatctaaacttcccctgtttaagtttcaacccattaccccttgtcctgtcactacagtccctaatgaagagtccctcaccagcatccctgtaggcccccttcagatactggaaggctgctatgaggtctccacgcagccttctcttctccaggctgaacagccccaactttctcagcctgtcttcatacaggaggtgctccagtccctgatcatcctcgtcaccttcctctggacttgttctaacagttctgtgtcctttgTATGATGAGGACCTGATATCTCATTGAGCACTTCTTATCTCATGCTGCGAGATACCCATGGAGATACCCATGGTTTCCCAAAGCAGACAGCGCAGTTGCTGGTTGAGTTGGAAGGAGATGTCCTGTGTGGTGCTGGTGAGTACCAGCTGTCTGAGGTCTTGGATGAAACCAGCACACCAGAAAGGCCAGGGATGTATCATGCATGTTTGTATGGCCCAAGTGCCATCCAGAAACTGGGAATTTGAACCCAGCATCCAGGTGCTGCTCACTGTCATTTTCCAGGTATCAGATCCTGGCCTGGGAGGCACTGAATGTGTCAGTGGCACTTGGGCACCAAGTGTGGAGCTTCTGCTGCTCACCAGGGGACTGAAACCCTGGAGAAGGATTCCTAGTTCTGGCAGGATTAAAGCTCCTGGAAATACTGAAACTGTGCTGAGTTTTTGCCAGACTTACACATGAAATAATTAATGTTGCATTCATGAAGTGGACTTAAATTCACTCCAGGATATTTGCTCCCAAGTAATTAATGCTCTGATGTGACTGTTCAAACAGGTGACAGCTATTATTTAGTATTGTGCCTTGGACATAGGAATTTTTGCCTGaagatttatttcagtgtgattttttCAGCAGGATGAAGGCAACAGTCTgattcacaaaagaaaaacataaagctCACAGatcctccttccctgctgcgTTTGAACTCTGCTTTTGtacatggagagaaaaaaaatccccacaaccCTGCGTGTTTAGTTATTCTGTAACCAGGCATTTCAGGTCAAAGACACAGAAGGGATCAAAAGAGATAAGCAAAACTAAAATGCCAAGGTcagagaaatgcttcctaaGCGCAGTGAAGACAAATccaaggaggaagcagaacaCCAATCAACGTCCTATCTCCACTTTGCTTCCTAGCCAAAGACGCTGAAAGTGTCTCCAAGAAGTAAAAAGATATCTCCCATGAAAGAGTGCCAGCGTTGTCAagggaaataatgaaataaaacactCACAGCCATTACTGAAGAGATTGTCCTGAGTGTGTTTGTGCTCCTCTGGAGACAGAGAGGATTACTGGGTGCAAGGCACAACTCTAGCCAGTGGGAAACTGGGTTTATTTAGTGGGTTCCCACACGGACCCATCTTCTGCAAACAGCCCACAGGCAGGACAGGACCCAAAGAGCTCCTGTGGAGCTGCAAGGTGCCTCTTGTCCCAGGGGCTGCAGGCACTCTCTCACCTCTGGTTAGGTTTCTCCACCTGGTTTCAGAGGCTTCGGTTTAGGGCAGTGTTTAGAGCATCAACATGTCCAGCTCCCACCCAGCAGCTGGGgaaacttttcatttttcttttttaaatacaggtaCATAAATTGAGCCATGCAGGAAACTGGGATTGAAAAGGGACCTTCTGGGGCTTCGCAGTCACCCTCCTCCTCTTACAGTCACCTCTTCACCATGTGTAGCATCTCCATCCCTTTACTCAGAGACTGCACTACAGGGGCCAGGCATTTTCTTCACACCCTTCTCAAAGGCAGTGAGCCAGAGAGTTTGGGTTTATAGCTTGTGAGACCATCACTGTACCCCACCCCTGGCAATAGAAGGGTCACAAGGACACTTAGAGAAGCATTCCCTGAAGTGATGGCTCTTTTTAAATGATCCAACttgaagggaggaggaaggacagCCCGATTTACAGCCTGGTGTGATGTCCTGGCTTGACCTGCCTCCCCCAGCAGAGAAGAGCTCTTGTTTCCTGGAGGATGCATTGCTGAGTGTTAGCTCCCATCCCATCGCTGCCAGGCTGACACTGAGCAGTAAAACATCTCTCTCTGGGGAGTGCATGTGTCTGCTGAGTGAAACTTCACAGGAGCAGCCAGAGGAAGCTCTGAATTAGATGTGAGATGGGATTCAAAGGATTAATCACCCTGGAACATGGCTTTGGTGCCAAAGGCACTTCATTTCAAGCTGTAAAATACCAAGAACTTGACAAACATAAGGATACTGTGCCCATCTCCAATTAGCCTTAGCTAACCAGTGCTAGCTGTGTGCTCCAAGCCTGTCACTGAGAGGTATCTAGCTTGCCATGCATTATGCAGCTCCAGCCATGGATCAAACAGTTCAGGGAGGAGGAATCCTCCTTTCCCAATGTGGCTGGCTCAAAAAGACTTGTGACACTGTAAAGCCTTTTAGCAGGCTGTTGACTTAGCCAGCTGTTTCCAGTACCTGCAAAACAAGGATGGCAGAGTCTCCAGTGGGTACTTTGCCTGCGAAGTCAGTCACTCTTGCGAGATGCTCTGAGAGCCTTAGAATGACCATTCgctaaaagacaaaaaagggcTTTATCAGGACATGCTTCCTTTACACAAtgagagcagagccaggcagagTGAACACTATCATTTATTTTAACCACAGGGTAACTTATTACTGAGTGTCATTCTACTCGGCATGCTCTCTTAATACTGATTAGACCAATAGCTTGAGCAAATAAACTGGAAGTTCCTATGGTTCATTCTTTGGGAAAAGGTCATTCACCTCCTGTAAATGGACCCACTAAAGaggtgtgtttttttccaggggCTGGAGTGAACCTCACCTGTTGGACTGGCCTTCAGACATGACTCAGGAGCACAATGAATCACAGCTCGTAGTGTACCAAGAGTAAGAGGAAAGGCAACCTTGTCAccgtggtgaggcactgaaggCTGCTTGGAGGAGACATCTTCAGACAGCAGGgcttaaagaagaaatgtaGCTTCCTCTCTGCTGGAACAGCGTGTTTCTGGTGAGTTAGCGGAGATGAACGGACATTCCTGCTGCTGGGTTAATTTATAGCTATCTGTAAAGAAAGgcttctttatttatttcagttagAAATCTGTGCACATTTTAAGCCAAGGCTACATAACTTAAGGAGAGAATGAATGGCAAGTGAGAAGCAGGCTGGGATAACTCCTGCGTATAAGCAGCCTGGAAAGCAGTCAGACGAAAATATTTCCTATAACTCAGGTTTGCTCTTTAACTTTTGACTTTACAAAGGTTGAAAGTTAGTACAGATTGCCTTCTTGCTctggtattttaaatattaaacatttctCTCGTGTTCTGTACTTGAACTCAGTTCTTAACGTGCCTCTATAAACCAACCCATACATTTGTATCTCCGTGGTGTGCCGTTGTATATCCTTTAAAATCCTGAAGGCAGGGCATCCCACTTCTATAATGAACTTGGAATAACTGATGCATTTTAACACAGTATAAGATAACCTCCAGAAAAGGAGTCTGGATGACAAGAGGAGACTATTTTACAAGGACTGGGGTGTTATTGTCCCTAATTGTGTAGTGAGTATTGAGTAAGGAGTCCAGAGGCACATTATCATCTTAAAAGAAGATATTTCCTCCATCTTATATCAATATAATAAGTATCCCAAAACTCCAAGACTTCTCATTTGTAGAGTGAGGGCAACATCTGGCTTGGTGAGAACCATGAGTATTAGACCTGATGAAAACCAACATACAATGCACATGGTAGTTTCACAGCACATGCTCTGGCTGGAAGGAGTTCATGTGCAACTGGGGACATGTGTGTTATGCCAGCCTTTAGAGCACAATTTAAGTGCTGGGATCAATCTGTAGAGCAAAAAGCAGCCACTtgctattttaatgtattttcttgagATTCTATTGGATGCCACCAAAGTCCACAGACCCTGGTTTTGAACAGCTGGCATTTGCGAGTGACTCTTTGCTCCTGAAGTACACACAGCACACAAATCTTGCAGCTTCTGATGTGAAAATCCCctgtgcaaaaagaaagaagttacaAAATTGCTCAGGTGTAAATATCAACTCAAAATAACACAGGCAAAGTGTTTCTTTGAGAGGTGCTGGGTCTTAGTTCTGTCTGCTTCCTTCcataaaagcataaaatgcATGAGTTTTCTCTCGTTTGAGCTTCCCGTGCTGTACCCAAGCTGGGAAACAACCTCAGAAGGGTCTTAGGTGTCTTCAGAGGTCTAGAAGACCAAAGTCTGCAGCTTTGAGTTGTCAAAGACCTGGATCTAGGGCGTGATTGCCATCCAACAGCAGCCAGAGTGACTGCTGAGATGTGAAGGCAGGGAAGCAATGGAGAAGACATCACCCACAGCCTCCCAGCTTGTTTGGTGGAGCTGTGGTCTCCTACACCAGAATGTGGGCAGTGGGGCAGAGCCACTGTGTGGTGGAAGCTGGAGGAGATGGCCTTAAAAATCTCTGTTTCAGGCTGAAAGATCTAAAATCTGTTGGGACTTGCTCTTTCCGTACTGGGGAAACTGGAGGTGCAGGCAGCATTCTGGATCCTGCTCAGGCTCTCCACTGGCAGATACATTGGCCTAAGAACATTTTGCTTTGTAGCTTTGGTGAATGAAACTTCCAAGCTAGTTTGGTCATTCTTATGCAGATGTTTAAGATCTTTAAAATAACAGGGGGTCCCTTAAAGTCTTTTACCTAAATTTCCTGTTAATGCACAACAAATAACCATTCTGCTACTGTATTGTACCTGAGAAGCTCCAGTCTGTGGGAGATCTGGCGGTCACTACTCTATGAAGTGGAGAAGTACCTCCAGCAGctgtgcagcatccctgctttgTGCATGCCAGCTTTAGTGTGGACACCAGGAGGTGGCCCACAAGTTATGAAACACCTTAGGAGAACATCAGCAACATGCATGTCAAATATTCCTGTTGGAGCAAATTATTAGGAGCTTTGCACaacaagatcatagaatcatagaatagttaggattggaaaggacctcaagatcatctagttccaacccccctgccatgggcagggacacctcacactaaaccataaagATTTAGCACATTCAAGTGGCACCTTCTTATTAGGGTGTAGTAGACCTGCAGCTTGATTTCATTGGCACCCTAActttatttcctcctttctgaGGGCTGAAAGGAGTGAATAAGCTAAAGGTTACTTGGACAGCAAGGTAATTGGCACAGCTAAATGCAGGGAGCAGCTTTACCCGTGTTTTTTGAAATACAAAGTGGACCATGCATTTGAGAGTCCTCAAGGAATTGCTCAAAGGTGGTTTTCTGGCAGCAGGGAGCAAGCCTGCATGCCTGTTTGGCTATAAAATGTGAACTTTGAATTGTGAAGACACTgagaaggtggggggggggggaaatagtAGCAATCATTAGGTCTATAACCGACAGGACAAACGCCTCCCTGAAGAGTCAGCAGCAGTGTTGTTGACACGCCTGGCACAGTGGAACATGCTCGGGAGTGATTTGCAAGGAAGAGTTTCAGCCAGTGCCACACTACAAAGGCAGGTAAAAGTTGAGAGTATCAGTTGTAAAAGTCTTAGTCTTCATACAGTAATTAATGGTCTGTGAGGCCAGCACATCTGAGAGACACATGTGTGTTGTGGTGTCATTCACGTGTGAGTGAGTGATGGTTCAGGTGAGGCCAGTGAGTGGTGGTGGAACACTGGAGAGAGTCAGCCAACCATCTGAGACTAACAGTGCACAGAGGGGAGCCCTCTGCTCAGGTCAGGTCCCTCCAAAGGAAGCTGAAGTTGGGCAAGCTGCCATAAAAACTAGATTGATGCCACTGACAGATGAGGGACTACAGGTCAAGGAGgagctttctgcttctctgaggAATGTGAGATACCTTTGCCAAGCTGCAGGGGTACATCAGGTCTGAAtacagagctggagcagagagGGGAATCAGCGTGAACACAGTCATTTAAAAGATCATCTCTACTTGTGGTTTAATCTCCTTTCATCTGCTGTAGATATGAGAGGAGAAATGTGCTGGCCTGCTGTCTCCACTACCCCTGAGTAGTAACCTGTGTAACTTTCAGGGCTCCCACTAATAAAACCCGTGGCACTGTATGGTGGGAGCTAGCAGAGGTTACCTTACCCCTCACCTCtcatcccttttttcttttccagacatCTGCTCACTGAAGAAACACTGGTGAAGGCATGGTCCACCCCAGCACACATACAAATATGAAGCTTTTCTGGATAATCCCATTTTTCCTGCTGCAAGGTAGAGTCTTATCTTGGTGGATAATGATGTGGGTGAAGCAGGGCACATATGCTGAACTGTAATACAGAACCTTCTCCACTTCTCAATGCATGAGATAAGGTTGTGCCTTCCTGTTCTGCCTGCTTGGAGAGATGTGCTGGGCAACCCTGGGAGCCAAGGGGAGGCCATTTCTAGCCTGAAGTATTGCAGTGTACAACCACTGcatctttctgctcttttcctccaCAGCCAGTGCAGAGCAGGACATGGATGTCCCCACAGGCCTTGCCAGCACAGACATGTATGACCATGGAGCAGATGTGACCCTTGCGCTGGGTATAGGTcaagaggagctggaggagctgctctggTTCTTCCGCACAGAAGACTGTAAGTCCCATTGACTGAGTTGAGAGTTGAAATAGAGATAGACAGTCCTTAACCCTCCTCCTGATGGAGATGCCAAAGGGAATTACCTGAGGATATGATTTACCCCAGATATATAAAACCTCAGTCTCACCTCCAGAAGAAGCATGGGTAAAGACAGGCATGAGGCTTTGCTGAGATAGTGTCTCCTCCCAGAGTGAGATTCAGCCTCTTTCCAGGCACAGCTTGCCAAGAGGGCAAAGGTCTGGGATAACCTGTGATTTTGGCAGGGTAGAGAGAGCAGGTTGATATGAGCAGGTCAATGCCATGAGGATCAACTTCAAAGCCACAAAAATCAAGGACAGGGCATCTGCTGCCATCAGAGCTGAACACCCCAGCCTATGTTCAAAGGCAAAATCTATCCACCCAGGTGTGTAATGGTGAGAAAACCTGCAAAGCACTGGGGCCCTTCTAGCAGTGCTCTTGGTGGGACACTGCAGCTTGCAGCCTTGCTCCCAGCCTGGGGTATGGCTGAAGCCATGTGTGGCAGATGTGGCTGGCATGAGAGCTacagagcagaggtgggggcTGTGGGTGGCACAAAGCAGTTGTGTATGCCCAGGGAGGGAGAGTTGCCTGAGGTTACCCCCAAAAACATGACCCGGGTGCTCTGTTCTGGGTGCTGAGGCTTCTCTGCCCTCATCCTGCAGCCAAGCCATGGCACTCTGAGCTTGGCTATCCTTGGAAAAGGCCTGTCTGGGCTCTGCAGATCACACCGTTCTGTGCATGCTAACGCTGCCTCTCTGCTTTCCCCCAGCATCAACATGGAATTACTCCGTCCTTGCGCTTTCCTTTGTGGCCATGATTTTGGGTCTTGTCCTTCTGGCCCTTAATGTTACACGGAACAGGTGAGAGGAAAATCTGTGTGTCTTTTGGTGTGTGGTGGAGTGCTGAGCTCCCCCAGCAGACAAGGTttggcagagcagggcaggacaaGCCCTGAGtgaaagggagaagagcaaAGATAAACTCCCTTTAAACAGAGCTTTGTTGTAAAACCTTGCCTAACTCCCTGTTCTCCTTGTTTGTTGCTTGGAATGAGCCCCTTCTCTTCTCAGATCCTCAGCAGTGAAGTGCCTGGGACAGTTctgcccagcccagccaggCTGCTGGGAGGGAAAGAACATTAAATGCATGGTGTGAGGTGCTCCCCATTTGAGGAGCTCTGGAGCAGGACTCCCCAGCCTTGCCATCTGCATTCCCATAATGTACCCCTGGGCTGTACTGCTGCACAACAGCCCCGCAGCTGAGGAGCAACTCACTGTTTTCTACAGCAAGAGAACTTACCTCTGAGTCAGTTCCCATTTCCAATGAGAGACAACGAACTGGTGTCCCAAGTCTGCCACACTTGTTTAATGATGGTTtactggctgctgctgcctcactgTGGTGTGCTGTGTGCTCTCCAAGTGTAAACCCACAGCTCCACCACAGACCTCTTAACACAGTGCAGTTGGTTTTCCCacaagcagctgctgtgttCCCAAAGCCAAGATGTGAAGAGCTGGATGGAGCCATCTCTGCAGGTAGATACTTACCCCAGATGTCTGCTGGGCTTGCTGCTTCACTCCCAGTTTCCTTTCTATCCCTCccctgcaggaaaaggaagagccacatgtgcagcacagcagggcagacagctcagcaggcagagctggacGTCAAGCAAGCCCTGGTCCCTGTGGGGGAATGCAGCCCCactgagctgcagaaggagGATCCAGTGCCCCAGGAACAGAGATCAGGAGAAGTCGTGGTGCAGTGGAAGGATGGGACCGTCACGTCTCTGTACACAGAGAAGTCTGAGGACGCCCTGTAACAGCAGCTGAAGTCCAACCATTCAGGCCCTAAGGAATGTATCAGAATGTCTTGATTCATAGTGATGGAAGTTTAAAACCACAGTTTAGCctgcagaaacaaaagagaataaaaagcagcagcagagctgcatcagCACAAGTGGACTTGCAAACCTGGTTCAGCTCCCAGCTCGCTGGTCATTACCTGCTGCTCTCAGTGCCTCCGGCCTTCTCTACCGCACTGCCTTCATCCCCTGTTGCACccaggctggagctgagccTGGACAAAGGGCAGGAGGTGTGGGAAAACACCATCAGCCTGGGAACACACTGTGCTGTCCCATCAGGAAAACAGCCACACGGACACAGAGGCACTTCTGTTCTTTCCAGAAATaatctttattaaaatactttccaAAGTGGTTGATTGAAATCCCATATTGAATCTCTATCAGTAAGgtcagatacatatatatatatatatgctatatGTACAAATATACATGTGATGTGTTACTCTGCAGAGTAACTGCAGCTCCAGGGAGGAGCAGCATGTTTAACCTGACACAGCAAATGAAGCTGAGCGCACAGCCCTTGGTCCTGGCtcaggcagaggcagagccTGGTCTGGTTTGGGATTCACTTCATGCCCTTCACTGGGCACATGTAGAAGCCATGAAATAATTGAAGACATATTTTAAACACGTCAGTCTTTTAAACAAAGGCTTTTTGGAGCTCGTCCTCATCAGTGAAGCATCCATCCTTGCAAAGCCTTTGAAAAGGAATGCTATGCTGTAAAGAGTGGATTAAACCCCAGCTATTTTGGTATGACTTATTTGATGCATGGGAATTGGTTTCGGGACACCTGAGGCCTTCAGTTGACTTAAACAGTATCTGCACCTTGGattaaaaataccccaaaattcATCTTACTTATTGCTCAGTGACGGCACCCATGAGAGGAGCAAGGTGGGTGCCCCCATGCTTCATTGATGATTGAGTCCCCCTTCCTGGGCTCCCATCGCTGTGCTCTGAGCTGGCTGGAGGTCCCTGGGAACAGCCCTCACCATCCCAGTGGTGCCCATAGCTCTGGCTGCTCCCAGAACTGCCTGGATCCACCCGGAAAGCCAGGCTGGTCCCTGGTGCTGTTGGCAGGACAGGGATGCACACACTGCGGCAGCGCCCAGCCAGAGGGGTCAGGGTGATGCCACGACTGATTTCAGGCTCTCAGCACCCCATCTGCTCACCGGATCACCACCACAGGCTTTGCCCTGCCCACCATCAGTCCATCATGGATAGTCCTGGTCCATCCAGAGCCAGAGGAAtagtctctccccatcccctccgCAGCAGGGACACCTAAAAGATCTTGAACCCCTTCAGCAGGGTGAGCGTTGGAGCCTTCCTCTTGCTCTGTGCCCGCGATGACTTGACAGTGACCAGCTTGGCCTGTGCCACCGAGGGGATCTCCTTGTAGTTGACGGTGGAGAGGGTGTTGAAGGTGCAGCCGGGCAGGCCGTGCCGGGCAGGCAGCGCCAGCGCCGTGGCCACAGGCAGGCATGGCCGCTCCTCGGTGATGAAGAGCGGCCGCACGGGTAGGTTCCACTGCGCCCGGCGCCGGACCTCACGTACGGCCTCATGGAACACACGCTGCACCCCAGTGAAGTCCTGGCACGCTGACACCTCGTAGTGCAGGCACCCGAACCGGTGCGCCAGGGACAGCCCCTCAGCTGCCGGCACCTGCCTGGAGAGAGCCAGGGCATGGCTGTGGCATCCCGATGGGATGCAACCGGCCCAAAGGGGAGTGAGGGATGCAGGTGGGGAGCAATGGACCCTGCTTCCTGCTGAGCACCGGGCTCAGCTCCTGGGACAAGCAGGGAACATGAGTCCCACATTGTTTTGCCTTTCCCAAAGGTCCCTGAGGAATCATGCAACCTCCCACGCCAGGGATGCGCGCCAGGGATGCGATGGCactgggaagcagggaggaaacaGCTTGTGCTGTGGGGACAAGGAAGCCTCCATGCTGGGAGCACAGGGTGGGTCAGCAGCGAGCGTGACTCAAGGATCCGTGGGACCAACACTCAGCACAGCCACAGAACAGCACAAAAGGCCAGGAAAACACACTGGGAACGTGCAGTGCTGGCAGTGGGACGGGTGAGGACGGGCTCCAGGGAAAGGGCACATCCAGAGGGGAacaaggagctggagcaggctcaAGCCCTGCCTAGGGATGGTGACTCTGCCCAACAACGGAGCTGAAAAACATCCCTCTGAAAATACCAATGGGctcaaaataaatacagcatcCCCCAGGCAGGAGCCTCGGAGCTGTGGGAGGACGGGCACGTACCAATGGGGGTGGAAATACCCACAATAGAAATCAGATTTGGATATTGCATCCCAGCTGGAAGGATGGGGGAGCTGAATCTGGGAGATCTTCCCACCGGGAAAAGACAGCCTTGCCCCATGCCCAGTACCTGTACTCCTCCATGTCCAGCTTGTTGCCCAGCAGGAGCACAGGACAGCGGCTCTGGCAGCCCTGCGCATGCAGGGCCAGCACCTCCAGGTAGCGCTGGCAGCCCTCGAAGCTCCTCCTGTCATCGATGCTGTACACCACGAGGAAGGCACTAGCCCAGCCCAGGTAGCGCTCGCAATTCCCGGGACCATCCTGGAGGCAGAGGAGCGGCTGAGCCATGGTCCAGCCGCATCCAGCCGGGTCACAGCaggcaccagcactgccccCGGGTCTCACCTCGTCAGCCGTGTCCATCAccttcagcagcacaggctgttgGTCCACCAGCTCCTCCGAGGTGTAGGTGTCCTCTGCAAGGAGAAGGGTGGTTGTGAGGATGGGCTGGAGTATCCGGTCTGCCCCAAAGCCAAGCAAAGCCCTGGATCCTTGGGACACCAGGGGAAAATCTCAGCATCTAACACCTCCTACCTTGTTCCTTCCTAAGAGAACATTACTATGGGGGActggtggtgatgctgctgggaAGCCTGGCTGGGAACAGTTATTTCTCCCTGTATGCTGCAAGTGTGGGCTCCCATGGGataaggagagagggaaggagccTGGTGCAGCCGTCACTGCACCCAGGGCTCAGCCCTTATCTAAATGCCACGACACGGTGAGATAAAGGGAGTCTGGGGTTTGACACTGGGGCTGTTCCCCAATAAATCAGGCAAAAGCAGCACCCTTTCCCCTTGGCAGGAGGGCAGAGCCGCTGAGCCATTCCCCTGGGATAAAGATGCTGGTCCTAACGGATGCGTTCCGGAAAGGTTTTGACATGGGAAGATGAAACCACATTCCTAAAACAGATCCGAGGAAGAAAAGATTTATCCTTAAGAGTCACTGAGTTATGAGGAGCGGGAGTCGGTTCCTGGACAAGCTCCATATCTCCCTAACGACCCCAATAAATCATTCCTGGTTCTTCCCCACGCCCTGGAATCCAGCCTAGGAAAATAGGGATTAATTACTCAAACAAGTGGAAAATAAAGCCCAGAACTGCTCATTGCAGAGCGCAGCCCCTGGGGCCACCCGCTCTGCAGCCCCCTtgtcccagcccttccctgcctgGCACCCCAGGAGCGAGCAGGAGGCTCCCCAAGGACTGCTCAGTCTTTGGGGTGCTGGGACATGTTTGCACAGCGGGTTTGGGGGTCACATCCAGCCcttctgttgttttccatgtcaCTTTgggtgctgcttttctttctccttcagtgcCACATTCGTGGGAACGCAGGGAACGGGAAGGATGCTCCATGGGAGCTCACGGAGGGACAACACCCGCGGAGGAAGCGTCTTACCCAGGTTCGGATCGTATTCACCTATGAACCTCTTGGTTAGAAACTTCACGgtcagagctgca includes:
- the RASL12 gene encoding ras-like protein family member 12; this translates as MSSVFGKPRAGGERPPQSPLGECNVAILGCRGVGKSALTVKFLTKRFIGEYDPNLEDTYTSEELVDQQPVLLKVMDTADEDGPGNCERYLGWASAFLVVYSIDDRRSFEGCQRYLEVLALHAQGCQSRCPVLLLGNKLDMEEYRQVPAAEGLSLAHRFGCLHYEVSACQDFTGVQRVFHEAVREVRRRAQWNLPVRPLFITEERPCLPVATALALPARHGLPGCTFNTLSTVNYKEIPSVAQAKLVTVKSSRAQSKRKAPTLTLLKGFKIF
- the SLC51B gene encoding organic solute transporter subunit beta, with the protein product MVHPSTHTNMKLFWIIPFFLLQASAEQDMDVPTGLASTDMYDHGADVTLALGIGQEELEELLWFFRTEDSSTWNYSVLALSFVAMILGLVLLALNVTRNRKRKSHMCSTAGQTAQQAELDVKQALVPVGECSPTELQKEDPVPQEQRSGEVVVQWKDGTVTSLYTEKSEDAL